Within the Solwaraspora sp. WMMA2056 genome, the region ACGTGTCGCGGTCGGTGCGGGGCGGGGCACCGAGCAGCCTCGTCCAGATGTCGGCGAGGGCCTGTTCCACCTCGCCGCGCGGTGCCCGTGGCGGGTCGGTCAGCACCTGCTGCGGCAGCCGTAGCCGGCGTCGGTCCAGCTTGCCTGCGGCGTTGCGGGGCAACCGGCCGGGGTGGACGACCAGCGACACCCGGGCCAGCGCGGCGCCGAACCGGCGGCGCAGGTGGGCCCGCCACGGGCCGGGTGTGGCCCCGGCGGTACGGGGGACCACCAGCGCGACGACCTGGGTGACGAGGCCGTCCAGGTCGGTGACGGGCACGACCGCGCACTCGGTCACCGTGGGGAGTTCGGTGAGGGCGGCCTCGATCTCGGTCAGTTCGAGTCGGTTGCCGTACAGCTTGATCTGCAGGTCCTGGCGGCCGTGGAACTCCAGCGGCCCGTCGAAGCGTCGTCGTCCCAGATCGCCGGTCCGGTACCAACCACCGGCACCGGCACCGGCACCGGCACCGGCATCGGCACCGGGCGGGTCGGATGGGACGACCGGGCGGAACGCGCTCCGGTCGGCCAGACCCAGGTATCCCGGCGTGACGTAACGACTCCGGACGACCAGTTGCCCGACCACGCCGGTCGGACACACCCGGTCGTGCTCGTCGACGACGAGCATCGTACGGCCGGGAATGGGCCGACCGATCGGGACCGCCCCCGCAACCGGAGGGGTCAGCACATGCCAGGTCGCCGCGATCGTCTCGGTCGGCCCGTACACGTTGGCCAGTGCGGTGTCGGGCAGGGCGTTGGCCAGCGCGTCGACCAGGCCGCCCGGGACCCGTTCACCCATCAGCACCAACCACCGCAGGTGCGGCAGCCCTGCCCGCCCGGTACGTGCCCGGACCGCGCCGAGAAGTTCCCGCGCGAAGCTCGGCACGGTCTGCAGGAACGAGATCCGTTCCGCCACCAGCCAGTCGACCAGCTTCTCCGGATGCACCCGGATCCGGGCAGGCACGGTGTGCACCGCCGCGCCGGCGACGAGCGTGGCGAACACCTCGCACAGGCTGGGATCGTGGTCCGGGGTCACCCACTGCGCGACCCGGCTGCCCGGTCCGAGGCCGAAGGCGTCGGCGAACCAGGTGACGAACTGGGCCAGCGCCTCGTGTGACTGGACCACGCCCTTCGGCCGGCCGGTCGATCCGGACGTGAACGCCGTGTAGGCGGGCCGCCTCAGCACGGAGTCGTCGGCGGCACGCTCGGCCGGCCCGTCGACGGGCGACTGCCGGACCGGCCCGGCGCTGGCGGGACCGTCGGCCGGGTCGCCGACCACCAAGAGCCGGCCACCGAGCACGTCGCGGTACCAGCGGGCCAGTTCGTCGTCGCCGGCCGCGTCCACCAGCAACGCGGCCGGGCGCAGGGTGGCCAGCATCTGCCTGCTGCGTTCCTCGGCCTGGTCGACGCTGAACCAGGAGATGCTGGCCCCGGCGTGCCACGCGCCGAGGGTCGCGGCGATCTGCTGCGGTCCGGGGCTCAGCCGGATCGCGACCGCCGCCCCGGCGACGTCGGGCAGCAGCCGGGCGACGTCGGTCGCGGCACGGTCGAGCTGCTGGTAGGTCAGGGTCGCGGTCGGGCCGGCGACCGCCGTACGAGCTCCGTCGCGTGCGGTGCGTCGACGGATGCACTCGTGTGTGGGCGCGGCCGGTCGCGGCCCGTCGACCGCGACGTCGGGCGGCGGTACGTCGGCCGGGTCGTCCAGCGGGAGCAGCGCGACCGGGGTGTCGGGTGCCGACAGCCCGGCCAGTAGCAGTGTCCGCAGTTGACCCAGCAGGCCGTCGGCGGTGGCCGGCGCGAACAGCTCGCTACGGTACGTCAGCTGACCGGTCAACGCCGGGCCGGTGCCGTCGACGGTGAGGGTGAGGTCGGCCAGGGTCACGGACGGCTCGACCGGCACCTCCCGGACCGTCACGCCGGGCATCCGCGCCGGCGCCGTACCGTCGCGCACGACGAGCACGGCGTCGCACAGTGGGACACGCCGCGGATCGCGGTCGACCTGGCTGGCGCGGACCAGTTGATGCGCGGGCCGGGGGTCGGCGACCGCCCGGGCGAACCCGGTGCGGACGCGGTCGACCAGCGTACGGAAGGTCGGCGCGTCGTGGACGTCCGCGACGACGGTGACGAATCCGGTGTGCCGCGTGCCGACCCCGGCACCCGGACCGGTCGCCGCCGTCAGTCCCACCCGGTCGGCACCGACGTGCCGGGCGAGCAGCGTGAGGTAACCGGCTGCCAGCACGGTGGCCGGGTCCGCCTGCGTCGCCCGGCAACCGGACCGCAGCGCGGCGCTGGTCGCCGTACCCCAGTCGAACCGTACGGTCGCGGCCTGCCAGGTCGGTGCGGCGGGCCGGGGCCGGTCGGTCGGCAGCGACAGGACCGGTACGCCCGCCGCCGACGCGCCCACCGACGGGTCGGCCGACGCGCCCACCGACGGGTCGGCGCGACCGGGTGCTTGGCCCTGCGAGGTGACCTCCAGCCGGTCGGCCACGGCCTGCGGCCGGGAGATCGCCAGCCGGTCGGCGCCGGCCTGCGGCCCGGCCCGGTACGCGTGGAAAAGCTGCGCGGCGAGACGGTCGACGGCCAGCCCGTCGGCCGCCACCGCGTGCAGCCCGAGCAGGATCTCGGTACGCGACCCCGGGCACCGGAACACCCGCAGCCGGGCGGGCTCGCCCCGGGACAGGTCGGTCACCTCGGCCAGTTCCCTGGCGATGCCGGCCGCCAGCTGCGCCTCGGCTACGGCGGGCGACGTACCGCGCAGGTCGGTGACGTTCGGGTCGGCGACCGACCCGGGCGGCCGCACCACGACGCTCGGCCGCCCGTCGTGCTCAAGGACGGCGCGGCGCAGCGCCGGCTCACGGCGCAGCAGGCCACGCCACGCGGCGGCCAGCGCCGCCACGTCGAGCGGGCCGGTGAGCCGGTAGCGGCGGTACGTCCAGCCGATCGGCGCGTCCGGCAGCAGCCGGCTCAGGAACCACCAGCCGGCCCACCCGCCCTGCTCCGTCGTCGGCTCCGTGACGGACCCGAAGGTGTCCACAGTGACCTCCTTCGTTGCCGCCGGCGTGTGTGGTCCGCCAGATCCTGGCGGAGGTACCGGCACCGATCGTGGCACCGCAGCCTGACCTGCCGGATCTTCGACAGTGCGCGATGCCCAGTCGGGCGCAGCGCACGAGGGAAGGTGCGGCCGGGAGCACCCAGTTCGCACGATGAGGTGGCCGGCTGGCCCGTCGAGAGGGTCACCGGGCGGCGGTGCAGCGGCCGCAGGCAGGCGCGATGGAAGGACGACAGACGTGGCGGAGACAGGTAGTCGTGAGATCAACGACGCCCACCTGGCCGAACAGGTCGCCCGAATCTGGCGGGACGTGCTGGGAGTACCGGCCGGGTCGACGGACGTGACCTTCTTCGACCTGGGTGGACAGTCGATCGCGGCGGTACGCATCGCGGGACGTATCGAGGACGAACTGGGGATTCAGGTCGACGTCGGCCTGCTCTTCGAGGATTTGGACCTGGCCGCCTTCACCCGACACGTCCGGGCGGCGGCGGGCCTGCCGGACACCGCGCCCACGACGGGCTGACGGTGGGCCAGGCGACCAGGGGGGCTGCGGTGAACCGGCCCGACTGGACCGACAGCAAACACCTGCCGATGAACCCCGCGCTGCGGCGCTATCTCGTGGACAACAGCACTCCCGCCCCCGAGGCCCTCGTCGACCTGGCCGCGCGTACCGCCGGTCTGGGCGACGCCGCCGGGATGATGGTGCCGACCGAGCAGGCCGCGCTGCTCACCCTGCTCGTCCGGTTGACCGGCGCCCGACGGGTCGTCGACGTGGGAACGTTCACCGGCGGTTCGGCGCTGGCCCTGGCCCTGGGCCTGCCCGGCGACGGTCAACTGATCACCTGCGACGTCACCCGGCAGTGGCTACCGCTGGCCCAGGAACACTGGGCCGCCGCCGGAGTCGCCGACCGGATCGACTTCCGCCTCGGCCCGGCCACCCGGACCCTGGCGGACCTGACCTCGGCACCACCGGTGGACCTCGTGTTCATCGACGCGGACAAGATGAACTACCCGGCGTACCACCGGTTGGCCGTGCCGCTGCTGCGACCCGGCGGCCTGCTGGTCGCCGACAACGTGCTCCTCGACGGCTACGTCCTGGCCCCTGGGCTGGCACCCGAACCGTTGGCCCGCCGCTGCGCGCAGGTGCTGCGCGGGTTCAACGCGGCGCTGGCCGCCGACGATCGACTGGAGACGATGATGCTGCCGATCGCGGACGGCCTCACCATAGCCCGCCGAGTTCGATAGCACCGCCGCGCCGCCGCCCGTCACCGGAAGGAACCGACCCAGATGAAGGCACTCGTCCTGTCCGGCGGTACGGGAACCCGGATGCGGCCGTTCAGCTACGCCATGCCCAAGCAGTTGATCCCGGTCGCCAACCGGCCGGTCCTGTTCCACGTGCTCGACAACGTCCGCCGGCTGGGGGTGACCGACGTCGGACTCGTCTCCGCCGGCGACGCCACCGCGATCCGCGACGCCGTCGGCGACGGGACCGCACACGGACTGCGGATCACCCACATCCGTCAGGACCGGCCACTGGGCCTCGCGCACGCCGTCCAGGTCGCCGGCTCGTATCTCGGCGACGACGACTTCGTGCTGTACCTCGGGGACAACGTCCTCACCGACGGGCTGGCCGACATCGCCGCCCGGTTCCGGGCTGAGCGGCCGGCGGCTCACCTGATCGTGCGGAAGGTGCCCGACCCACGGGCGTACGGCGTCGTCGAACTGGCCCCGGACGCCACGGTGACCCGGCTGGTCGAGAAACCGGACCGCCCCCGCAGCGACCTGGCCCTGGTCGGGGTCTACTTCCTCACCGCGCGGATCCACCGGGCCATCGCCGCGATCGGTCCCAGCGCGCGGGGCGAACTCGAGCTCACCGACGCGGTGCAGCGCCTGATCGACGACGGCGTCGAGGTCCGGGCGACCGAGTACGGCGGCTACTGGCGCGACGTCGGGCAGGTCGCCGATCTGCTGGAGTGCAACCGGTACCTGCTTGCCGACCTGCGACCGCAGCTCGCCGGCCAGGTCGACCCGGCGTCGCGGGTGCACGGCCCGGTCCGGGTCGAGCCCGGGGCCCGGGTGGTGCGTTCCCGGATCGATGGACCGGTGCTCATCGGTGCCGACACCGTCGTCGAGGACAGCGTGATCGGGCCCGGTACGGCCGTCGGCGCCGGTTGCCTGATCCGCCGCAGCGGCCTGACCGACTCGATCGTGATGGCGGGTGCCCGGATCACCGACACCCCTGGGCTGGACCAGTCGATCATCGGTCACGGCGCGGTCGTCGACGGCGGCACCCGGGCCGCGCCCCGCCGGCTGCTCGTCACCGACCACAGCCTGGTCCAGGTCCCCCGGTGACCGGCCAGGCGGGGCGTCCGGCCTGACAACACACCGTCGCCGGACCCTCCGGCGCCGGGAGGAAGGAGCATCCGATGACCGAGACCGCGTTACGGGCACCGTTGTCGTTGCAGCAGGACTTCCTGCGGATGGTCGACCACGGTGACGACACCGGGCCGTTCGGTTCCCGGTACACGATCGTCGGCGGTTGGCGGCTACGGGGGCCGGTCGACGTCGGCACCCTGCGGGCGTCGCTGACCGACGTGGTGACCCGGCACGAATCGCTGCGTACCCGGTTGGTGGTGGACGGCGGGCAGGCGTTCCAGACGGTCCTCGACCCGAGCGAACCCGAGCTGGTGGTGCGCGACCTGTCGCCGGCCGCGGGTGCGGACCGTACCCGGGCGACGGAGGACTTCCTCAACGAGGTGGAGAGCGGCACCTTCGGCATGGACCGCAACCCGCTGCTGCGCGCCGTCCTCGGCCGGTTCGACGACACCACGGCGGTGCTGGCGCTGATGGCACACCACACCGCCGCCGACGGATGGTCGATGCAGGTGATCATGCGTGACGTCGCCGCCTGCTACGCCGCGCGGCGACAGGGCCGGCCGGCCGACCTGCCGCCGGCCCGCCAGTACCGGGAGTACGTGGCCTGGCAGCGGGAGAACGCGGACAGTCCCGCCACCGCCGCCGCCCGTCGGTACTGGCGTGACACCCTGCGCGGTGCCCAGGTGGTGCCCACTCCCACCGACCTGACCAGGGCCGACGGTACGTTCGTCACCTCCTGGCACCGGTTCTGGCTCGACGACGACCTGCGCGCGGCGACCGTCGCGCTGGCCAACCGGACCACCAGCACCGTGTTCATGGTGGTGCTGGCCGCCTACCTGGACCACCTCCGGCGGGTCACCGGCGAATCCGACCTGGTGGTGCCGACGTTCACCCCGGGGCGGACCCCCGCGTGGACGGCCCACATGGTGGGGTCCTTCTACCATTTCGTGCCGCTGCGTACCGATCTGACCGGCTGCACCGACCCGCTGGAGCTGATCGCCCGAGCCCGGACCACCTGCCTGGCCGCGTACCGGCACGAGCTGCCGTTCGCGGACATCATCGCCGAGGCACCGGAGGTGATGGACGCCGCCGTCGGCCCGAACGCGGCGGCCTGCGTGCTGCAGGTGACCCAGTCGCCGATGGTGCTGCGGGACGAACAGATCGGTGAGCTGACCTACCGGGCGCTGCGCCGCCGGTTGGTCTCCGCACCGGTGGGCTCCCAGATCCCCGACGGGGCGCTGCTCGGCCTGGAGGTCGACCCGGACGGTGGGATCGTCGGCAGCGTCGGCTACACCACGAACCTGTTCCTCGAGAGCACGGCGGCCGGCATGGCGGCCGACATCGGGCAGGCGCTCGGCGACTTCGTCGAGCGTGCCCAACGGGGGATCGGCGACGTCGTCGGTCGCGCTCAACGGAACTGACTCCACCCGGACGACGAGCCGGCGGCTGCCCCTTCATCCAAGGGGCGGCCGCCGGCTCACCCGCGTCAGGGCGGCGGTGTCCGGTCCGGGTGGCGGCGCAGGTCCGGGAACGACTCGAGGTCGGGCACCCGCCATCCGTCGAGGTCGTATTCCTGCAGGCAGGTGTCCACGAACGACCGGTAGTCGTCGAGTTGGCCACCGACGAGCTGGGCGTTGAACAGCTCGACCCGTACGCTCTCGTGATTGCCGGCGTAGCTGCGTTCGTACAACTCGTGCCGGCCGCCGAACTCCGAACCGATCGCGTCCCACAGCAGCTTCATGACCTTGACCCGCTGCACAGCGTCCGCGCCGTTTGAACCCCGTACGTAGCGGTCGAGGTAGTCGCGCACCTGCGGGTTGCCGAAGTCGTCGGCGCTGGAGTTGACGTAGATGAGTCCGCTGGCGACGTCCTGCATGATGATCTCGCGGATCCGTGGATAGCCGATCTGCATGAACCAGCGGTACGCCATGCCGTACTGCGGGTTGGGCAGCAGCGCTCCGTTCTTCCACGGCACCGGGTTGCGGGCGGCGGCGTCCGACAGCCCCCAGAACAGGTTGCGCCAGGCGAGCACCTCGCCGAGGCGGCTCTGCACGCCCCGGAACTGGCCACTGCCGGTCAGGTCGACCGCTTTGGCGAGCAGCCCGGCGAGGAACTCCAACTTCACCGCCAGCCGGGTGCAGCCGTGGAAGGTGAACCGTTCGGTGAACCCGGAACTGCCGGTGAACAGCTGCACCTTTGCCAGGTCGCCGTAGATGAAGACGTTCTCCCACGGGATCAGCACCCGGTCGAGCACCAGGATCGCGTCGTTCTCGTCGAACCGCGACGACAGCGGGTAGTCGAACGGGCTGCCCGTCGTCGCGGCGGTGGCCGCGTACGAGGGCCGGCAGATCAGCGACACCCCGGGCGCGTCGGTCGGCACGGTGGCGACCAGGGCGAACTCCCGCTTGCGCACCGGGAGTCCGTAGTGGGCGAGGAAGTTGTGGTGGGTCAGGGCGGACGCGGTGGCGATCGCCTTGGCGCCGCTTACGACGAGCCCGGCGTCGGTCTCCTTCTCCACGTGGATGTACACGTCGCCGACCTCGTCCGGCGGCCGGGACCGGTCAACCGGCGGGTGCACGATCGCGTGGTTCCAGTACAGCACCCGTTCCTGCGCCTCGCGGTACCACCGGCGGGCGTTGTCGGCGAACGGTGCGTAGTAGTCGGCGTTGGCGCCGAGCGTGCCGAGGAACGCCGCCTTGTAGTCCGGCGTCCGCCCCAGCCAGCCGTAACTGAGCCGGGCCCAGGCGGCGATGGCCCGCTGGTCGGCGACGAGGTCGTCGACGCTGCGGGCGGTGGTGAAGAACCGGTGCGTGTAGCCGTCGCTGTCGCCGCCGGCGTCGGTGGGGGCGGTGAGCACGTCCCGGCTGCGGGGGTCGTGCAGTGCGTCGTACAGTCGGGCCACCATCCGGATCGGATTGTGGAACGCCGGATGGGTGGTGACGTCACGGACCCGGTCGCCGTAGAGGAACACCTGCCGCCCGTCGCGCAGCGACTCGACGTACTCGTCGCCGGTCAACGGACGGGTCGCCCGCCGCGCCGGGCCGGGGCCGGCGCTCGCACCGCCCCCGCGAGGCGTGGAGGCACCGTTCAGGCCACCCCCTTGGCCTGCCTGGTCACCGGTCACGGTGCCACCTGGCCGGATCGGGTCGGCCGGTCCTGCCCGGTCGGCCGGTCCAGCCAGTGTGGACCCGGCGCCGGCCGGCGTACCGCGTGTCGCAGCACCCGTACGGCCATCGCTGGCCGCATCAGGGCCTGCGGCGGATCCATCAGGCCCGCGACCCGCATGAACGCGTCCGTGCACCGGGCGTCGCGGGTCGCCGCGAACTGGAACCGCGCCAGATAGGCGTTGCCGACCCGGACCTTCAGCGAGCGTCGCCCCTGTACCTGCGGGAAGTCCAGGTCACCACCGGCGGAGATCTCCCACGGTACGTCGATGGCGCGGGCGACGTCGGCGAGGAACCGCAACGGCTGGGGGGTCGGCCCGGCGCGCAGGTGCCGGCGCAGGGTCATCGCCTGCAGCGCCGCCACGCTCATGCCCTGCCCGTAGACCGGGTTGAAGCTGCACACCGCGTCCCCGACGACCAGCAGCCGGTCCGGGAAGCGGGAAAGCCGTTCGTAGCGGCGGCGGACGCTGGCCGGGAACCGGAAGGACACCGGGTCGTCGAGCGGTTCACCGTCGCGGACCGCCTCGTACACGTCCGGCACCGGCAGCGAACGGGTGAACTCCAGGAACCCCTCCGGGTCGGTGGGCGGATGGTCGCCGAGGATCCCGGTCAGCGACAGGATGCAGGTGTCCCGGCCGATCTGCCCGAAGAACGCACCCCGTGGATGGGCCGGTGACGCCACCGGATTGATCGACTGGACCCCGTCGAACCACTCCGGACGGGTGCGGTAGCGGCGTGTCGTGTACGCCAGACCGATCTTGACCCGGTCCTCCGCCGGACGGTCGTAGCCCAGCTGCTCCAACCAGGCCGGGGTA harbors:
- a CDS encoding class I SAM-dependent methyltransferase, which translates into the protein MNPALRRYLVDNSTPAPEALVDLAARTAGLGDAAGMMVPTEQAALLTLLVRLTGARRVVDVGTFTGGSALALALGLPGDGQLITCDVTRQWLPLAQEHWAAAGVADRIDFRLGPATRTLADLTSAPPVDLVFIDADKMNYPAYHRLAVPLLRPGGLLVADNVLLDGYVLAPGLAPEPLARRCAQVLRGFNAALAADDRLETMMLPIADGLTIARRVR
- a CDS encoding condensation domain-containing protein, translating into MTETALRAPLSLQQDFLRMVDHGDDTGPFGSRYTIVGGWRLRGPVDVGTLRASLTDVVTRHESLRTRLVVDGGQAFQTVLDPSEPELVVRDLSPAAGADRTRATEDFLNEVESGTFGMDRNPLLRAVLGRFDDTTAVLALMAHHTAADGWSMQVIMRDVAACYAARRQGRPADLPPARQYREYVAWQRENADSPATAAARRYWRDTLRGAQVVPTPTDLTRADGTFVTSWHRFWLDDDLRAATVALANRTTSTVFMVVLAAYLDHLRRVTGESDLVVPTFTPGRTPAWTAHMVGSFYHFVPLRTDLTGCTDPLELIARARTTCLAAYRHELPFADIIAEAPEVMDAAVGPNAAACVLQVTQSPMVLRDEQIGELTYRALRRRLVSAPVGSQIPDGALLGLEVDPDGGIVGSVGYTTNLFLESTAAGMAADIGQALGDFVERAQRGIGDVVGRAQRN
- a CDS encoding glucose-1-phosphate thymidylyltransferase, producing the protein MKALVLSGGTGTRMRPFSYAMPKQLIPVANRPVLFHVLDNVRRLGVTDVGLVSAGDATAIRDAVGDGTAHGLRITHIRQDRPLGLAHAVQVAGSYLGDDDFVLYLGDNVLTDGLADIAARFRAERPAAHLIVRKVPDPRAYGVVELAPDATVTRLVEKPDRPRSDLALVGVYFLTARIHRAIAAIGPSARGELELTDAVQRLIDDGVEVRATEYGGYWRDVGQVADLLECNRYLLADLRPQLAGQVDPASRVHGPVRVEPGARVVRSRIDGPVLIGADTVVEDSVIGPGTAVGAGCLIRRSGLTDSIVMAGARITDTPGLDQSIIGHGAVVDGGTRAAPRRLLVTDHSLVQVPR
- a CDS encoding 4-hydroxyphenylacetate 3-hydroxylase N-terminal domain-containing protein, with amino-acid sequence MTGDEYVESLRDGRQVFLYGDRVRDVTTHPAFHNPIRMVARLYDALHDPRSRDVLTAPTDAGGDSDGYTHRFFTTARSVDDLVADQRAIAAWARLSYGWLGRTPDYKAAFLGTLGANADYYAPFADNARRWYREAQERVLYWNHAIVHPPVDRSRPPDEVGDVYIHVEKETDAGLVVSGAKAIATASALTHHNFLAHYGLPVRKREFALVATVPTDAPGVSLICRPSYAATAATTGSPFDYPLSSRFDENDAILVLDRVLIPWENVFIYGDLAKVQLFTGSSGFTERFTFHGCTRLAVKLEFLAGLLAKAVDLTGSGQFRGVQSRLGEVLAWRNLFWGLSDAAARNPVPWKNGALLPNPQYGMAYRWFMQIGYPRIREIIMQDVASGLIYVNSSADDFGNPQVRDYLDRYVRGSNGADAVQRVKVMKLLWDAIGSEFGGRHELYERSYAGNHESVRVELFNAQLVGGQLDDYRSFVDTCLQEYDLDGWRVPDLESFPDLRRHPDRTPPP
- a CDS encoding AMP-binding protein; this encodes MDTFGSVTEPTTEQGGWAGWWFLSRLLPDAPIGWTYRRYRLTGPLDVAALAAAWRGLLRREPALRRAVLEHDGRPSVVVRPPGSVADPNVTDLRGTSPAVAEAQLAAGIARELAEVTDLSRGEPARLRVFRCPGSRTEILLGLHAVAADGLAVDRLAAQLFHAYRAGPQAGADRLAISRPQAVADRLEVTSQGQAPGRADPSVGASADPSVGASAAGVPVLSLPTDRPRPAAPTWQAATVRFDWGTATSAALRSGCRATQADPATVLAAGYLTLLARHVGADRVGLTAATGPGAGVGTRHTGFVTVVADVHDAPTFRTLVDRVRTGFARAVADPRPAHQLVRASQVDRDPRRVPLCDAVLVVRDGTAPARMPGVTVREVPVEPSVTLADLTLTVDGTGPALTGQLTYRSELFAPATADGLLGQLRTLLLAGLSAPDTPVALLPLDDPADVPPPDVAVDGPRPAAPTHECIRRRTARDGARTAVAGPTATLTYQQLDRAATDVARLLPDVAGAAVAIRLSPGPQQIAATLGAWHAGASISWFSVDQAEERSRQMLATLRPAALLVDAAGDDELARWYRDVLGGRLLVVGDPADGPASAGPVRQSPVDGPAERAADDSVLRRPAYTAFTSGSTGRPKGVVQSHEALAQFVTWFADAFGLGPGSRVAQWVTPDHDPSLCEVFATLVAGAAVHTVPARIRVHPEKLVDWLVAERISFLQTVPSFARELLGAVRARTGRAGLPHLRWLVLMGERVPGGLVDALANALPDTALANVYGPTETIAATWHVLTPPVAGAVPIGRPIPGRTMLVVDEHDRVCPTGVVGQLVVRSRYVTPGYLGLADRSAFRPVVPSDPPGADAGAGAGAGAGGWYRTGDLGRRRFDGPLEFHGRQDLQIKLYGNRLELTEIEAALTELPTVTECAVVPVTDLDGLVTQVVALVVPRTAGATPGPWRAHLRRRFGAALARVSLVVHPGRLPRNAAGKLDRRRLRLPQQVLTDPPRAPRGEVEQALADIWTRLLGAPPRTDRDTFFARGGHSLLVPALAQLVRHRFDIDVSVADLYANPSLAGMSGLVTAARRPATSGAGPTVPAPTATRS
- a CDS encoding phosphopantetheine-binding protein: MAETGSREINDAHLAEQVARIWRDVLGVPAGSTDVTFFDLGGQSIAAVRIAGRIEDELGIQVDVGLLFEDLDLAAFTRHVRAAAGLPDTAPTTG
- a CDS encoding FAD-dependent monooxygenase, giving the protein MRTGSNGRAIVLGGSMAGILAARVLAESYAQVLVVDRDTVLGVDTPRRGTPHTAHAHGLHARGHLILEELFPGITDELRAVGVPTGDLGEMRWFFNGRRILPARTGLISVTAPRPVLECHVRNRVAALPAVTFLQEHDVLDLVASADKERIVGVRVQPRGVDGVPVTLDADLVVDATGRGSRTPAWLEQLGYDRPAEDRVKIGLAYTTRRYRTRPEWFDGVQSINPVASPAHPRGAFFGQIGRDTCILSLTGILGDHPPTDPEGFLEFTRSLPVPDVYEAVRDGEPLDDPVSFRFPASVRRRYERLSRFPDRLLVVGDAVCSFNPVYGQGMSVAALQAMTLRRHLRAGPTPQPLRFLADVARAIDVPWEISAGGDLDFPQVQGRRSLKVRVGNAYLARFQFAATRDARCTDAFMRVAGLMDPPQALMRPAMAVRVLRHAVRRPAPGPHWLDRPTGQDRPTRSGQVAP